A genomic region of Zea mays cultivar B73 chromosome 6, Zm-B73-REFERENCE-NAM-5.0, whole genome shotgun sequence contains the following coding sequences:
- the LOC103628926 gene encoding transcription repressor OFP13, with protein sequence MVKKQQLAVGGFTCILSSSSKSFNKQQYNAACPSVASAISPVLPRHPSSSSSAWQWPWTSCGMHPRTLSFRQQPEQGETTGHGRHHHDSHSDDKYNGVRVAKQQEEGEKAAYHKTWNSVSSGDFSFTSTASSDAEAVIIQALRSDRLLYEPADHMDDHDDASCCRLIKQPPHNKQSISRQKQAAVGDDEPQLDTSSIVLSSGSGKANKAPVLDLVTTAEALATFCGATAMSVESHNPYRDFRDSMQAMVMSQQGTTKDWRWLEDMLGWYLRANGKTTHALIVAAFVDLIVALAISPPAAEDYNYSSSSSSSSLCLLATPPASASATNCSAASSSSSIDDCSC encoded by the coding sequence ATGGTCAAGAAGCAACAGCTTGCTGTTGGCGGCTTCACTTGTATTCTCAGTAGCAGCAGCAAGAGTTTTAATAAGCAGCAGTACAATGCTGCATGTCCTAGTGTTGCTTCTGCTATTAGTCCAGTGTTGCCGCGCCATCCGTCCTCTTCCTCCTCTGCATGGCAATGGCCATGGACATCCTGCGGCATGCACCCAAGAACGCTCTCGTTCCGCCAGCAGCCAGAGCAAGGGGAGACTACTGGGCATGGCCGTCACCACCATGACAGTCACAGTGATGACAAGTACAACGGCGTCAGGGTGGcgaagcagcaggaggagggggagaAGGCTGCTTATCACAAGACCTGGAACTCGGTCTCCTCCGGCGACTTCAGCTTCACGTCCACAGCGTCGTCTGACGCGGAGGCTGTCATCATCCAGGCTCTGCGCTCGGACCGCCTCTTGTACGAGCCTGCAGATCATATGGACGACCACGACGACGCCTCCTGCTGCAGGCTTATCAAGCAGCCGCCGCACAACAAGCAGTCCATCAGCAGGCAGAAGCAGGCCGCCGTGGGCGACGACGAGCCGCAGCTGGACACCAGCAGCATCGTTTTGAGCAGCGGCAGCGGCAAGGCTAATAAGGCACCAGTATTAGACTTAGTAACGACGGCGGAGGCCTTGGCGACGTTCTGTGGCGCGACGGCCATGTCTGTGGAGTCGCACAACCCCTACCGCGACTTCAGGGACTCGATGCAGGCTATGGTGATGAGCCAGCAAGGCACCACTAAGGACTGGCGCTGGCTTGAGGACATGCTGGGCTGGTACCTGAGAGCCAACGGCAAGACGACCCACGCCCTCATCGTCGCCGCCTTTGTCGACCTGATTGTGGCGCTCGCCATCTCGCCTCCGGCTGCAGAAGATTATAATTactcctcctcttcttcttcgtCGTCCTTGTGTCTGCTGGCTACCCCTCCTGCCAGTGCTAGTGCAACCAACTGCTCTGCTGCTTCATCGTCCTCATCCATTGATGATTGCTCTTGCTga